The genomic DNA GCCCTTGGCCGGCGGCTGGAAAAACGGCTGCTCCCCCTGTGGCTGGCGCGGCCGCCGCTGCTGGTGCCGCTTTTCGGCGCCTTCACCGTTGCCTGCCTGGGAGTGACGGTATTGCTTACCGCCGTTGGTTTCTAGGCCTGGAACCGCCATTCGGGTAAGGAGATAGCATGGATAAAATTGCTGCAAAAGTTCTGCAGCTGGCCGAACAGTACCGGGATTATTCGGCCCAAAACCTCTCGCGATTGGTCAGGATCAAGTCGCTGACCGCCGGGGAAAAAGAGATGGCCGCGGAGCTGAAGAAGCAGATGGCGGATGCCGGCTTCGCCCAAGTAAGGCTCGACGGCCTGGGCAGCGTCCACGGCCGCGTCGGCACGGGCAAGCGCCTGATCGCCGTCGACGCCCATATCGACACCGTCGACCAGGGCAATCTCGAAAACTGGAGCGAGGATCCCTTTTCCGGGCGCGTCGCGGACGGCTTCGTCCATGGCCGCGGCAGCGTCGACCAGAAGGGCGGGGCGGCGGCCATGGTCACGGCCGGCCGCATCCTGGCCGAGCTCGGCGTGCCAAACGACCTGACCGTCCTGGTCACCGGCACGGTCATGGAAGAGGACTGCGACGGGCTGTGCTGGAAATACATCATCGAGGAGGAAAAGATCCGCCCCGAGCTGGTGATCATCACCGAGCCGACCGCCCTGGGCATCTACCGCGGCCACCGCGGCCGCATGGAGATGCGCGTGAGCTTCAAGGGGCTCTCAGCGCACGGCTCGGCGCCCGAGCGCGGCCAGAACGCCATTTACATGGGTTCCCGCGCCTGTTTGGAGATCGAAAAGCTCAATGAACGCCTGAAAAGCGACGACTTCCTGGGGAAAGGGTCGGTCACGGTCAGCGAGTTTGTCTCGGGTTCGCCTTCGCTCTGCGCCGTGGCCGATTTCGCCCGCATCCACCTCGACCGGCGCCTCACCGCCGGCGAGACGAAGGAGACGGCCCTGGCCGAGGTGCGTGCGCTGGTGAAGGGCATGCCCGCCGCTGTCGAAGTACTGCAGTACCGCGAGAAAGCCTATACCGGAAAAGAGTACAGCATGGAAAAATATTACCCGACCTGGAAACTGGAGCCGGACCACCCGGCCGTGGCCCGCGCCGAAACGGTTTTCCGCTCCCTTTTCGATAAAGAACCGCGCGTGGACAAGTGGACCTTCTCGACCAACGCCATCGCCATCACCGGCATCCACAATATCCCCTGCATCGGCTTCGGCCCCGGCGACGAGGTAGGCGCCCATGCTCCGAACGAGAAGGTGCCGATCGACGACCTGGTCAAGGCGGCGGCGTTTTACGCCCTCTATGCCCTGCAATGGAGCGGCACAAATACGAGCTCCGCGGGACCAAGATAAAAAAACACTTCCGAGGTGGACCCATGCTTACTTTTATCGTCAACAACAAAGAAGTGAAAACCAACGCCCCCGCCGCCAGTTCGTTGGTGGATTACATTCGCAACGATTTGCATCTGTACGGCACGAAAATAGGCTGCCGCGAAGGCGACTGCGGCGCGTGCACGATCCTGGTGGGAGAAATGGAGGACGGTGAACTGAAATATCAGACGATGAACTCCTGCCTCATGCCGCTGGGCAATGCCGACCGCAAACACATCGTCACCATCGAAGGCGTCAATGGTCCCGAACTGACTCCCGTTCAAGCCGCTCTTCTCGAAAACAATGGAACGCAGTGCGGTTTTTGCACGCCGGGTTTCGTTATGGCCTTTTACGGTTTTTGTTTGAACATGGGCAAGGAAAAAAATCTTGCCAACGCCATCGAAGCCATCTCCGGAAATATCTGCCGCTGCACGGGCTACAAATCCATCGAAAAGGCCGCGGGTGCCATCGTTAAAAAATTACAGCCCCCTCATCGGGGACCTTCAGGGCCCATGCCGGGCGCCGTGACCATGGAGTGGCTGGTAAACAATAAATTCCTGCCCGAATATTTCCTGGCTATCCCGGAAAGATTAAGGAAGATCGCTCCGGCCGCTGCGGCGGCAGTCCGGGAGTCCGGGTACATTATCGCCGGCGGCACCGACGTCTTGCTGCAGGACCCGGAAGGCGCCCTGGCAGCTGAAAATGTGAATCTTGTTTATGGGGCAAGCGAATACAGCCGGATTAAATTTGCGGAAGGTAAATGCTATGTCGGATCGGCCGTCACGGTCAAAGAGCTGAAAGAATCCAAGGAACTCCGCGCCTATTTTCCCAGGCTGGATGAGTATCTCAAATTGATGGCCTCCCCGCCCATCAGAAACATGGCCACCGTCGGCGGCAACATCGCCAACGGTTCGCCGATCGGAGATCTTTGCGTCATGATGATGGCCCTCGATGCCATTCTCGTCCTCCGCCGCCAAGGCGAAACCAGGGAAGTGAAACTGAAGGAATTTTTCATCGGCTATAAAAAAGTGAATAAAGATCCGGAAGAGTTTATCCAGTGGATTGTTTTTGATCTTCCCGATGTCCATTCGCGCTTCAGCTTTGAAAAGATAAGCAAGCGGGGGCATTTGGACATGGCCACCGTCAATTCGGCCATGAGCATCATTCTTGCCGGCGGCGTTATCAAAAAAGCTTCTTTCGCCGTTGGCGGGCTTGGGCCTACCATCCGCAACATGGCTAAAACGGCCGACTTTTTGCTCGGCAAAAAAATAAGCAATCATACATTCCAGGAGGCCAATCTCATCGCCCAGAACGAGATCACCCCGCGTAGCCGAGCCGACTACAAGCGCGCCCTCGTCAGGCAGCAGCTTTTCATCCACCTCATGAGTTTTGCGCCGGAAGCAATTTCTCTGGAGGCGTTAAAATGAAAAATATAGACTCGCGTTCCCACGTCAGGGGGGAATCCATCTACGTCAACGATATTCCGGTCCAGGAAGACACCCTCTTCGGAGTTGTCCTGGGTTCCCCCGTCGCGCACGGGAAAGTGCATGGAATCGATTTCTCACAAGCGCTGAAAATGGAAGGTGTCGAGGCCGTGATTTCGGCAAAGGATATCACCGGCGAAAACCAGATCGGCAGCATCATCCAGGATGAAGAACTCTTCGCCGACAAAGAGGTACATTTTATCGGCATGCCCGTCGCCCTGGTCTGCGCCAAAACCGAAGCCATCGCCAGAAAAGCGCTCGCAAAAATCAAAGTCGATATCGAAGAACTCCGTCCCATTTTGACGGCCAGGGAGGCCCACGCCGAAAAAAAATTCATCTCCCCGAGCCGAACTTTTAAGATCGGCAATACGGATG from Candidatus Aminicenantes bacterium includes the following:
- a CDS encoding YgeY family selenium metabolism-linked hydrolase; its protein translation is MDKIAAKVLQLAEQYRDYSAQNLSRLVRIKSLTAGEKEMAAELKKQMADAGFAQVRLDGLGSVHGRVGTGKRLIAVDAHIDTVDQGNLENWSEDPFSGRVADGFVHGRGSVDQKGGAAAMVTAGRILAELGVPNDLTVLVTGTVMEEDCDGLCWKYIIEEEKIRPELVIITEPTALGIYRGHRGRMEMRVSFKGLSAHGSAPERGQNAIYMGSRACLEIEKLNERLKSDDFLGKGSVTVSEFVSGSPSLCAVADFARIHLDRRLTAGETKETALAEVRALVKGMPAAVEVLQYREKAYTGKEYSMEKYYPTWKLEPDHPAVARAETVFRSLFDKEPRVDKWTFSTNAIAITGIHNIPCIGFGPGDEVGAHAPNEKVPIDDLVKAAAFYALYALQWSGTNTSSAGPR
- a CDS encoding FAD binding domain-containing protein, with the protein product MLTFIVNNKEVKTNAPAASSLVDYIRNDLHLYGTKIGCREGDCGACTILVGEMEDGELKYQTMNSCLMPLGNADRKHIVTIEGVNGPELTPVQAALLENNGTQCGFCTPGFVMAFYGFCLNMGKEKNLANAIEAISGNICRCTGYKSIEKAAGAIVKKLQPPHRGPSGPMPGAVTMEWLVNNKFLPEYFLAIPERLRKIAPAAAAAVRESGYIIAGGTDVLLQDPEGALAAENVNLVYGASEYSRIKFAEGKCYVGSAVTVKELKESKELRAYFPRLDEYLKLMASPPIRNMATVGGNIANGSPIGDLCVMMMALDAILVLRRQGETREVKLKEFFIGYKKVNKDPEEFIQWIVFDLPDVHSRFSFEKISKRGHLDMATVNSAMSIILAGGVIKKASFAVGGLGPTIRNMAKTADFLLGKKISNHTFQEANLIAQNEITPRSRADYKRALVRQQLFIHLMSFAPEAISLEALK